One Psychromonas sp. psych-6C06 DNA window includes the following coding sequences:
- the dnaK gene encoding molecular chaperone DnaK, whose protein sequence is MGKIIGIDLGTTNSCVSVLDGDVAKIIENAEGERTTPSIIAYTDGETLVGQPAKRQSVTNPKNTLFAIKRLIGRRFEDEEVQRDLKIMPYQIIKADNGDAWVEAHGEKMAPPQISAEVLKKMKKTAEDYLGEKVTGAVITVPAYFNDSQRQATKDAGRIAGLDVKRIINEPTAAAFAYGVNNAKGDSTVAVYDLGGGTFDISIIEIDEVDGEKTFEVLATNGDTHLGGEDFDNRLINYIVQQFKDEQSFDLTNDPLAMQRVKEAAEKAKIELSSAQQTEINLPYITADATGPKHLNVKITRSKLESLVEDMVKATLEPLRIALKDADLSVGEINDVILVGGQTRMPLVQKAVAEFFGKEARKDVNPDEAVAMGAAIQGAVLSGDKTDVLLLDVTPLSMGIETMGSVMTKVIDKNTTIPTKQSQTFSTAEDNQSAVTIHILQGERKRASDNKSLGQFNLEGIRAATRGTPQIEVTFDMDADGILHVSAKDKDTNQEQKITIKSSSGLSDEEIEQMVQDAEANAEADKAFEEVVTARNQADAMVHATKKQIEEAGDALPADEKEKIEAALKDLEEATKGEDKEAIEAKTTALAEASQKLAEIAQQKAQAGEAGAEQPEAQAKQDDDIVDAEFEEVKDDKK, encoded by the coding sequence ATGGGTAAAATTATCGGTATTGACTTAGGTACAACTAATTCATGTGTATCTGTATTGGATGGTGATGTAGCTAAAATTATTGAAAATGCAGAAGGTGAGCGTACCACTCCTTCAATCATCGCTTACACCGATGGCGAAACATTAGTAGGACAACCTGCTAAACGTCAGTCTGTAACGAATCCTAAAAATACACTTTTCGCAATTAAGCGTCTTATCGGTCGTCGTTTTGAAGATGAAGAAGTGCAACGTGACCTTAAAATCATGCCTTACCAAATCATCAAAGCAGATAACGGTGATGCATGGGTAGAAGCGCACGGTGAAAAAATGGCGCCGCCGCAAATTTCTGCTGAAGTATTAAAGAAAATGAAGAAAACTGCCGAAGATTACCTCGGTGAGAAAGTTACTGGTGCAGTAATTACCGTACCTGCTTACTTCAATGACTCACAACGCCAAGCAACGAAAGATGCTGGTCGTATCGCAGGTCTTGATGTTAAACGTATCATCAATGAGCCTACAGCAGCTGCATTTGCATACGGTGTTAACAATGCAAAAGGCGACAGCACCGTTGCTGTATACGACTTAGGTGGTGGTACATTCGATATCTCAATCATCGAAATTGATGAAGTAGATGGCGAAAAAACATTTGAAGTATTAGCAACAAACGGTGATACGCATTTAGGTGGTGAAGATTTCGATAACCGTCTAATCAACTACATCGTTCAACAATTTAAAGATGAGCAAAGTTTCGATCTAACCAACGATCCACTTGCGATGCAACGTGTTAAAGAAGCAGCTGAAAAAGCGAAAATTGAACTTTCTTCTGCACAACAAACAGAAATTAACCTGCCTTACATCACTGCAGATGCAACAGGCCCTAAACATCTGAATGTTAAAATTACACGTTCTAAGCTTGAGTCTTTAGTTGAAGACATGGTTAAAGCAACACTTGAGCCTCTGCGTATCGCTCTGAAAGATGCTGATCTTTCTGTTGGTGAAATTAACGATGTAATTTTGGTTGGTGGTCAAACACGTATGCCATTAGTACAAAAAGCAGTTGCAGAGTTCTTTGGTAAAGAAGCACGTAAAGATGTTAACCCTGATGAAGCAGTTGCAATGGGTGCTGCGATTCAAGGTGCAGTACTTTCTGGTGACAAAACTGACGTTCTATTATTAGACGTGACTCCGTTATCAATGGGTATTGAAACAATGGGTAGTGTGATGACTAAGGTTATCGACAAAAATACAACTATCCCAACGAAACAATCGCAAACATTCTCAACGGCTGAAGATAACCAAAGCGCGGTAACAATCCACATTTTACAAGGTGAGCGTAAACGTGCGAGTGATAACAAATCTCTAGGTCAATTCAACCTTGAAGGTATTCGTGCGGCAACACGTGGTACGCCACAAATCGAAGTAACATTCGATATGGATGCTGATGGTATCTTACACGTATCTGCTAAAGATAAAGATACTAACCAAGAGCAAAAAATTACGATCAAATCTAGCTCTGGTTTAAGCGATGAAGAGATTGAACAAATGGTTCAAGATGCTGAAGCAAATGCTGAAGCTGATAAAGCTTTCGAAGAAGTAGTAACTGCTCGTAACCAAGCTGATGCAATGGTTCATGCAACTAAGAAACAGATCGAAGAAGCTGGTGATGCACTTCCTGCAGATGAGAAAGAGAAAATTGAAGCTGCTTTAAAGGACCTTGAAGAAGCGACTAAAGGTGAAGATAAAGAAGCAATTGAAGCGAAAACAACTGCACTTGCAGAAGCGTCACAAAAACTAGCTGAAATTGCACAACAAAAAGCACAAGCTGGTGAAGCCGGTGCTGAGCAACCTGAAGCGCAAGCAAAGCAAGATGATGATATCGTTGATGCTGAGTTTGAAGAAGTGAAAGACGATAAAAAGTAA
- the grpE gene encoding nucleotide exchange factor GrpE: protein MSEEQKVSVEEAIETVLGEEQETVTETESTVEAELVEPEEVEEPTEQEANMIEELGKKLALTEEKLAATEKELAAQEALKQAAIKNEIRKAGIDAESKVKRTLKRFTEELLPVADSLEMAVSHIDKDNEALAKMAEGVELTLKSMIDSFAKVGIMQINPVGEQANPDKHQIVSQQKIEGKAANEVVVVMQKGYEYNGQIIRPAMVMVASA, encoded by the coding sequence ATGAGCGAAGAACAGAAAGTAAGTGTTGAAGAAGCGATTGAAACCGTATTAGGTGAAGAGCAAGAAACCGTGACTGAGACAGAATCTACTGTAGAAGCTGAATTAGTTGAGCCAGAAGAGGTTGAGGAGCCAACTGAGCAAGAAGCGAATATGATCGAAGAGCTAGGCAAGAAATTAGCACTTACAGAAGAAAAATTAGCCGCTACTGAAAAAGAGTTAGCCGCTCAAGAAGCGCTAAAGCAAGCGGCTATTAAAAATGAAATTCGTAAAGCGGGCATTGATGCAGAAAGCAAAGTAAAACGCACACTGAAGCGCTTTACGGAAGAGCTTTTACCCGTTGCAGATTCATTGGAAATGGCGGTAAGCCATATCGATAAAGATAATGAAGCATTAGCTAAAATGGCGGAAGGTGTTGAACTGACGCTTAAATCAATGATCGACTCATTTGCAAAAGTGGGGATTATGCAAATTAACCCAGTGGGTGAGCAAGCGAATCCTGACAAACACCAAATTGTTAGCCAGCAAAAAATCGAAGGCAAAGCTGCCAACGAAGTAGTTGTTGTTATGCAAAAAGGTTACGAATACAACGGGCAGATTATCCGCCCAGCAATGGTAATGGTTGCTTCTGCGTAG
- the nadK gene encoding NAD(+) kinase, with product MSTSQTDFSEFKTIGLIAKAQHAGAQQTLQSLYDFLQQKGLTVIVDKRVASEIDAQKVVSNNLVGIGKSCDLAIVIGGDGYMLGAARVLSRFDIAVIGVNRGNLGFLTDLDPDDFEAPLSEVLSGKYLVEKRFLLEAQVHSHGHMKSRNTAVNEAVLHPDKIAHMIEFEVYVDDNFMLNQRADGLIISTPTGSTAYSLSGGGPILTPNLDAISLLPMFPHALNSRPIVIDANSTVRLKIAESNNSEMQISCDSHVNLSVLPGDEVLITKTAHQLKLVHPKNYNYFHVLQNKLGWGNKFF from the coding sequence ATGAGCACTTCACAAACTGATTTCAGTGAATTTAAAACCATTGGTTTGATTGCCAAAGCACAGCATGCAGGGGCACAACAAACGTTACAATCGCTTTACGATTTTTTACAACAAAAAGGCCTCACAGTGATTGTTGATAAACGTGTAGCCTCTGAAATCGATGCCCAGAAAGTCGTTAGTAATAACCTAGTGGGTATCGGCAAGTCCTGTGATTTAGCCATAGTGATCGGCGGTGATGGCTATATGCTTGGAGCTGCACGTGTTTTATCTCGCTTTGATATTGCAGTAATTGGTGTCAACAGAGGCAACTTAGGCTTTTTAACGGATCTTGATCCTGACGATTTTGAAGCACCTCTTTCAGAAGTACTTTCAGGAAAATACCTAGTCGAAAAACGTTTTTTATTAGAAGCGCAAGTGCATAGCCATGGTCATATGAAAAGTCGCAATACCGCCGTTAATGAAGCAGTGCTTCACCCAGACAAAATTGCACATATGATCGAGTTTGAAGTGTATGTTGACGATAACTTTATGCTAAACCAGCGTGCTGATGGGTTGATTATTTCCACTCCAACTGGTTCAACTGCTTATTCGCTTTCTGGTGGAGGTCCTATTTTAACGCCAAACTTGGATGCCATTAGCCTACTGCCTATGTTTCCGCATGCACTCAATAGTCGCCCAATTGTCATCGATGCGAACAGCACGGTACGTTTGAAAATTGCGGAAAGCAATAATTCTGAAATGCAAATTAGTTGTGATAGCCATGTGAACTTATCAGTATTACCCGGTGATGAAGTCCTGATCACAAAGACCGCCCACCAGCTAAAATTAGTACACCCTAAAAACTATAACTACTTCCATGTATTACAGAATAAACTGGGGTGGGGAAATAAATTTTTCTAA